One Cydia pomonella isolate Wapato2018A chromosome 15, ilCydPomo1, whole genome shotgun sequence DNA window includes the following coding sequences:
- the LOC133526018 gene encoding uncharacterized protein LOC133526018 codes for MNQEKKIKEKLLQSAEVVKKKVKLIRDIKTTNDMALESVLKPITEPLNEMAKGNKNSTKDHFDEDYKGYFKNYYKMDGSERKNYAKRLKFSPDGNSQTVMNNSENLKRGDIYDESDSTLNDSINSEESDKSTDTSFKTSDSFSPRDNVDGQNIFDNFENIPFGVRKEHGKIMLGSHVVTINNKGLEINGRSYNLTPGLSELLFKKIPSLEIITDEDKRNYKFLLLQTNAHRRDFNPNKPIKSNKGRKYLQIIKPMFKLSKERLTSNETYTHGQGLPIMKKVCNDVSYVYWDDPNELVDRLKLLIASRDAGNTGLDNEIISIIEELHESGVLNNI; via the coding sequence ATGAAtcaagagaaaaaaataaaggaaaagttACTTCAGTCAGCTGAAGTCGTTAAGAAAAAGGTCAAGTTAATTCGTGATATAAAGACCACTAACGATATGGCATTGGAATCAGTTCTAAAGCCAATAACAGAACCTCTCAATGAAATGGCTAAAGGTAATAAAAACTCTACCAAAGATCATTTTGATGAGGATTATAAGGGTTATTTTAAGAACTATTACAAAATGGATGGCAGTGAAAGGAAAAACTATGCAAAGCGGTTAAAATTTAGTCCTGATGGTAATAGTCAAACTGTTATGAATAATTCAGAGAACTTAAAACGAGGAGATATCTACGATGAAAGTGATAGCACTTTGAATGATAGTATTAATAGTGAAGAGTCAGATAAATCAACTGACACATCTTTTAAGACTTCTGATTCATTTTCTCCTCGAGACAATGTTGATGGGCAAAACATTTTCGATAATTTTGAAAACATACCTTTTGGCGTGCGTAAAGAACATGGTAAAATTATGCTCGGATCTCACGTGGTAACTATTAATAACAAAGgacttgaaattaacggacgtAGTTACAATTTAACCCCTGGCTTAAGTGAattgctatttaaaaaaatacctagttTAGAAATTATAACAGACGAAGATAAGCGTAATTACAAGTTTCTTCTCTTACAAACAAACGCTCATAGACGTGATTTTAACCCTAATAAACCTATAAAGAGTAACAAAGGTAGAAAATATCTTCAAATTATAAAACCCatgtttaaattatcaaaagAGCGTTTAACTAGTAATGAGACCTATACTCATGGACAAGGACTCCCGATTATGAAAAAAGTATGCAACGATGTTTCGTATGTATATTGGGATGATCCAAATGAGCTGGTTGATAGGTTAAAATTACTGATCGCATCTCGTGATGCTGGTAATACAGGTCTGGATAATGAAATAATTTCGATAATTGAAGAATTACATGAATCAGGTGTACTGAACAATATATAA